One segment of Fusobacteria bacterium ZRK30 DNA contains the following:
- a CDS encoding sulfatase, which translates to MERPNILYIMSDDHAINAISTYGSRLAGVFKTPNLDRIAVEGARLDNFFATNSICTPARATVMTGQYGHINGVKTLAHKIEDDHNPFLSSLLQESGYSTAMIGKWHLHTEPRGFDHYSYLLGKGGQGTYQNPEFKYKNGETKIHNGYVTDIITDMTIEWMKNRDKDKPFFMMCHHKAPHDFWEYPIRHENLFEGKKIPVPDSLFEDKSHRSEGSREYGSSVTPRNKIRSLYAEFCDPDYVTGPLKGTEDMTFEEKGIAAYQKYLKDYLRTVAGIDDSVGEIMDYLKNTGELDNTIIIYTSDQGMFLGEHDYQDKRWSYEESLRTPFLIRYPKGIKDGTVKKELMANLDIAPTLLEYAGVEIPREIQGISQKSMIEGDPDAIIRDEVYFRYWMHMGHRHQNPAHYGIRTERYKLIFYYGLPLDTYDGVRDRCSDRIQDIETPVGWELYDMKNDPYELKNLYDKEEYTEVVKDLTEKLLEVKKKYGDTDEKYPELIESFEKSTGGKINE; encoded by the coding sequence ATGGAAAGACCCAACATATTGTATATAATGTCTGATGATCACGCGATAAATGCCATAAGCACATATGGGTCAAGATTAGCAGGAGTATTTAAAACACCGAATTTAGACAGAATAGCAGTAGAAGGAGCAAGGCTAGATAACTTTTTTGCAACTAATTCTATCTGTACCCCAGCAAGAGCTACGGTGATGACTGGTCAATATGGGCATATAAATGGTGTAAAAACTCTAGCACATAAAATTGAAGATGATCATAATCCATTCCTATCTTCTCTGTTACAGGAAAGTGGTTATTCCACAGCTATGATAGGAAAATGGCACCTTCATACTGAACCTAGAGGATTTGATCATTATAGTTATCTTTTAGGTAAAGGTGGCCAGGGGACATACCAGAACCCGGAGTTTAAATATAAGAATGGAGAAACAAAAATTCATAATGGTTATGTAACGGATATAATTACAGATATGACTATTGAATGGATGAAAAATAGAGATAAAGATAAACCTTTTTTCATGATGTGTCATCATAAAGCACCCCATGATTTTTGGGAATATCCAATAAGACATGAAAACCTGTTTGAGGGTAAGAAGATACCTGTGCCGGATTCCCTCTTTGAAGACAAAAGCCATAGAAGTGAAGGCTCAAGGGAGTACGGCTCATCTGTAACTCCTAGAAATAAAATAAGAAGTTTATATGCAGAATTCTGCGATCCCGATTATGTCACTGGACCGCTTAAAGGGACAGAGGATATGACCTTTGAGGAAAAGGGAATAGCGGCATATCAAAAATACCTCAAGGATTACCTTAGAACCGTTGCAGGAATAGATGATTCTGTGGGAGAGATAATGGATTACCTAAAAAATACCGGAGAATTAGATAATACTATTATTATCTATACATCTGATCAGGGAATGTTTTTGGGTGAACATGACTACCAGGATAAAAGATGGAGTTATGAAGAATCTTTGAGAACTCCCTTTCTTATAAGGTATCCCAAAGGAATAAAAGACGGCACAGTAAAAAAAGAGCTTATGGCAAATCTTGATATAGCACCAACATTATTAGAATATGCAGGGGTTGAGATTCCACGGGAAATTCAGGGAATATCACAAAAATCAATGATAGAAGGAGATCCCGATGCAATTATAAGGGATGAGGTGTATTTCAGGTACTGGATGCATATGGGTCATAGACATCAAAACCCAGCTCATTATGGAATAAGAACAGAAAGATATAAGCTTATCTTTTATTACGGATTGCCGCTGGATACTTATGATGGTGTAAGAGATAGGTGTTCAGATAGGATACAAGACATAGAAACTCCAGTAGGATGGGAGTTATATGATATGAAAAATGATCCATATGAGTTAAAAAATTTATATGATAAAGAAGAATATACAGAAGTAGTGAAGGATCTCACTGAAAAGCTTTTGGAAGTAAAGAAAAAATATGGAGATACAGATGAAAAATATCCAGAACTTATAGAAAGTTTTGAGAAAAGTACAGGGGGAAAAATTAATGAATAA
- a CDS encoding sulfatase-like hydrolase/transferase produces the protein MNKPNIVVFITDDQRFDTIAALGNKHIKTPNIDELVENGVAFGNAHIPGGTVGAICMPSRAMLNTGRGLFHLEKDGSCVPQNHALMGETFRNAGYHTIGIGKWHNGVEAYHRSFCDGGEIFFGGMWDHWNVPANHFDPTGKYDNINNFIIDPFKYKETRQVRYDHIQPGKHSTELFCETASKLINEYDKEDPMFLYVSLLAPHDPRSMPKEYQNMYKPEDMELPVNFTEEIPFDYDVLWVRDEKLAAYPRNPNEVKEHIADYYAMITHLDAEMGKVIDSLKAKGLYENTIFTFMGDNGISLGRHGLMGKQSIYEHAVRVPLIFSGPGISKDIVNSEYVYLQDVFPTLCELTGIEIPQTVEGNSFKPMLVGENQEGRDELYLAYKSTVRGFKNKKYKLIEYVFNNVRRTQLFDIEGDPNELNDLAHQEEFKPVVREMRENLKRKRNEMDDHLSETGKKFWSCIEF, from the coding sequence ATGAATAAGCCAAATATAGTAGTATTTATAACCGATGACCAGAGGTTTGACACCATTGCAGCTCTTGGAAATAAACACATTAAGACACCTAATATAGATGAACTGGTAGAAAATGGGGTGGCATTTGGAAACGCTCATATTCCAGGAGGAACTGTGGGAGCAATATGTATGCCAAGTAGAGCTATGTTAAATACAGGAAGAGGTCTATTCCACCTGGAAAAAGATGGTTCATGTGTACCTCAAAACCACGCTCTTATGGGAGAGACGTTCAGGAACGCAGGATATCATACGATAGGTATCGGAAAGTGGCATAATGGTGTAGAAGCTTACCATAGAAGTTTTTGTGATGGTGGAGAGATCTTCTTCGGAGGAATGTGGGATCACTGGAATGTTCCAGCTAACCACTTTGACCCTACAGGAAAATATGATAATATAAATAATTTTATTATTGATCCGTTTAAGTATAAAGAAACAAGACAAGTAAGATATGATCATATACAGCCAGGGAAACATTCAACAGAATTGTTCTGTGAAACAGCATCAAAACTTATAAATGAATACGATAAAGAGGATCCTATGTTTTTATATGTATCCCTATTAGCTCCTCATGATCCAAGATCAATGCCAAAAGAGTACCAAAATATGTATAAACCGGAAGATATGGAGTTGCCGGTAAACTTCACAGAAGAGATTCCATTTGATTACGATGTTCTTTGGGTAAGGGATGAAAAGTTGGCTGCATATCCAAGAAACCCAAATGAAGTAAAAGAACATATTGCAGATTACTATGCTATGATCACTCACCTAGACGCAGAGATGGGGAAGGTAATAGATTCATTAAAAGCAAAGGGGCTTTATGAAAATACCATCTTTACATTTATGGGAGATAACGGAATTTCTTTAGGACGTCATGGATTGATGGGGAAACAGAGTATATATGAACACGCAGTAAGAGTTCCGCTGATATTTTCAGGACCTGGAATATCTAAGGATATAGTTAATTCAGAGTATGTATATCTTCAAGATGTATTCCCTACTCTTTGTGAATTAACAGGGATAGAGATACCTCAAACTGTAGAAGGAAATAGTTTTAAACCTATGTTAGTAGGAGAGAATCAAGAGGGAAGAGATGAACTTTATCTAGCATATAAATCAACTGTAAGAGGATTTAAAAATAAGAAGTACAAGCTGATAGAATATGTTTTCAATAATGTTCGTAGAACTCAGTTGTTTGATATAGAGGGAGATCCAAATGAATTAAATGACTTAGCTCATCAAGAAGAATTTAAGCCTGTGGTTAGAGAAATGAGAGAAAATTTAAAAAGAAAAAGGAACGAGATGGATGACCATCTATCTGAGACAGGGAAGAAATTCTGGTCTTGTATTGAGTTTTAA
- a CDS encoding sulfatase-like hydrolase/transferase yields MKSKDDIIENNLFAYMNYTCMGKEAGVELRDSVGTIFIRNTIHTGGVKLDEKPGLATIGYNGGYRGKKNSEYEDGHRVPFIMNIPYKENTRNRKIDRLSANIDFMPTLLDL; encoded by the coding sequence ATGAAAAGTAAGGATGATATTATTGAAAATAACCTTTTTGCCTATATGAACTACACTTGTATGGGGAAGGAAGCAGGGGTTGAACTTAGAGATTCGGTAGGAACTATTTTTATAAGGAATACAATTCATACAGGAGGAGTTAAGTTAGATGAAAAACCCGGTCTTGCTACAATAGGCTATAATGGAGGATACAGAGGAAAAAAGAACTCAGAATATGAAGATGGACACAGAGTTCCTTTTATAATGAATATCCCGTATAAAGAAAATACAAGAAACAGAAAAATTGATAGGTTATCTGCTAATATTGATTTTATGCCAACACTGCTTGATCTATGA
- a CDS encoding cyclic nucleotide-binding domain-containing protein: protein MNSLEFPVTLLPKSVKDKIKFKRYKKGNLLYGQGDDKVFYIKKGNAIKIRCDEDGEKIFPYMFSDDEFVGVNACFTNGSDWDWEVIASSNEVTGYEIPTSIFKKYILSTSLFMEDYMPKCTNILFQGLRGFYIYSQGGAAAYYAYIISNYFCKDSNTFYFDSYTQLTRAVYVNKSTLYKITNQFIHEGIIEKYKNSIKIIDRKALIKYFDSYKY from the coding sequence TTGAATAGTTTAGAATTTCCTGTTACACTGCTGCCAAAATCTGTAAAGGATAAAATAAAATTTAAAAGATATAAAAAAGGAAATCTCTTATATGGACAGGGAGATGATAAAGTTTTTTATATAAAAAAAGGAAATGCAATAAAAATAAGATGTGATGAAGATGGGGAAAAGATCTTTCCTTATATGTTTTCTGACGATGAGTTTGTAGGAGTTAATGCATGCTTTACAAATGGAAGTGACTGGGATTGGGAAGTTATAGCATCTAGTAATGAAGTTACAGGATATGAAATACCGACTTCTATCTTCAAAAAGTATATCCTAAGTACGTCTTTATTTATGGAGGACTATATGCCAAAATGTACAAATATACTTTTTCAGGGACTTAGAGGTTTTTATATCTATTCTCAGGGAGGCGCTGCTGCTTACTATGCTTATATAATATCAAATTATTTTTGTAAAGACAGCAATACTTTTTATTTTGACAGTTACACTCAGCTGACCAGAGCAGTGTATGTAAATAAATCTACCCTTTATAAAATAACCAATCAATTTATTCATGAAGGTATTATAGAAAAATATAAAAACAGCATAAAGATAATAGATAGAAAAGCATTAATAAAATACTTTGACTCTTATAAGTATTAA
- a CDS encoding glycyl-radical enzyme activating protein, with product MLQKGIIFNIQRFTIHDGPGIRTELFLKGCPLRCDWCGNPESFKVSIEPGVYKNKCISHEKCGSCEDVCPDKSMLTFTDGKLTSIDSSKSTDWLACYDACPSDAIKQWGKSMSVEECMKEIRKDKGYYERSGGGVTVSGGEPLLQSDFVAELFKVCKDEEIHTCLESSFYGDWKEIEKILSYTDLIISDIKHMDTNIHKKYTGVYNDRILENLKRFAREDRELILRIPVIPNVNDDMENIKATADFILNELGGRVRTLQLLSFMRLGEEKYNSLGMTYKMKGVQINRESFQKHIHEIAQYFNSRGIHCLVGTKEKE from the coding sequence ATGTTACAGAAAGGAATTATTTTCAATATTCAGCGTTTTACAATACACGACGGACCTGGAATCCGTACAGAGTTATTTTTAAAAGGATGCCCCCTTCGATGTGATTGGTGTGGTAATCCTGAGAGTTTTAAGGTTTCTATAGAACCAGGTGTATACAAAAATAAATGCATTTCCCATGAAAAATGTGGTTCGTGTGAAGATGTCTGTCCTGATAAAAGTATGCTGACTTTTACAGATGGTAAACTGACTTCTATAGATTCTAGTAAATCTACAGATTGGCTTGCTTGTTATGATGCCTGCCCTTCAGATGCAATCAAGCAATGGGGTAAATCTATGTCTGTAGAAGAGTGTATGAAAGAAATTCGTAAGGACAAAGGTTATTATGAGCGTTCTGGTGGTGGTGTTACAGTTTCCGGAGGGGAACCACTTCTTCAAAGTGATTTTGTAGCAGAACTTTTTAAGGTCTGCAAAGATGAAGAAATTCATACCTGCCTTGAATCCAGCTTCTATGGTGACTGGAAGGAGATCGAAAAGATATTATCATATACGGATCTAATAATTTCAGATATAAAACATATGGATACAAATATTCATAAAAAATATACTGGAGTATACAATGACAGGATCTTAGAAAATCTGAAGAGATTTGCAAGGGAAGATCGGGAGCTTATTCTAAGAATTCCTGTTATTCCAAATGTAAATGATGATATGGAAAATATCAAAGCCACAGCAGATTTTATATTAAATGAACTTGGTGGCCGTGTAAGAACACTACAGCTCTTGAGTTTTATGCGTCTCGGTGAAGAAAAATATAACTCACTAGGAATGACCTATAAGATGAAAGGTGTTCAAATTAATAGAGAATCATTTCAAAAACACATCCATGAGATTGCACAGTATTTTAATAGTAGAGGGATTCATTGTCTAGTAGGGACTAAGGAAAAAGAATAA
- a CDS encoding formate C-acetyltransferase/glycerol dehydratase family glycyl radical enzyme — MKMNKTNPCGTEAFDKVYSIGYQVNHEDWSPYPRVNNLRQTFLDRPYDIDVERFRLVTEAYQNNESAPRKLQCAYAFENILLNTTLSIYDEDLILGEIAAPAKASPIYPEFSVKWITDEILNSPFEERSNDQFYIRNEKEKQEILELCKYWEGKCADDLINIRLDEEQKKGSHVGEKVFQTNNYHFAGIGHFAMDYKKLMTLGYSGVIEEAKTHFSKLSKADPEYGEKRDFYKATIIMLEASKKYITRYAKLAEDMAAVETDEKRKQELEDMAANCHVISGDAPKTFWQALQLFNFATTLIQIEGNGHSISYGRMDQWLNPFYEADMKNNEITKEFVLELIEVLYVKMNNPTKLKDKGTVKVRNGRGFGGESLTIGGIDKDGKDATNDLTMLMLEGSAHTRMMNPWVCVRMHENTPYELKVKTTECTRAGYGHPKIFNDGPAIKAMLSKGVTLEEARDYCVVGCVEPSLPGKEFGWLDAGYVNTAKMMEMVINGGRTLNEIELGPNTGSLETYKSFDEVLESVDKQFAYWCDQLCSCLNIMEDVHRIVKPTPYVSAFFEGCLESGKDMTEGGVKYNGTAPQGSGIATCADSLSTIKKLMFDDKRYTGAELLKAVKDNWEGHEKIYALVNSSKVPHFGNDDDAADDLFKFMFECYCRHIKGRKNLRGGDFSPGVYTVNANVGMGLYTNASLDGRRNNEPISDNMGPVHTDGGSHDICGPTALVNSVAKVDHSLASNGTLLNLRFPEEAVSGVEGRDILISFIDEYIAKQGMHVQFNIMSSETMKAAQKNPENYKDMLVRVAGYSAYFVELGKPLQKDLIQRTELNF; from the coding sequence ATGAAAATGAATAAAACAAATCCATGTGGAACAGAAGCTTTTGATAAAGTATATAGTATAGGCTACCAAGTTAATCATGAAGACTGGTCTCCATATCCACGTGTAAATAATCTTAGACAGACATTTTTAGATAGACCATATGATATAGATGTAGAAAGATTTAGATTGGTAACAGAAGCTTATCAAAATAATGAATCAGCTCCACGTAAACTTCAATGTGCCTATGCTTTTGAAAATATATTACTTAATACAACACTTAGTATCTATGATGAAGATCTAATTTTAGGTGAGATAGCAGCACCAGCAAAAGCATCACCAATATATCCTGAATTCTCTGTAAAATGGATCACCGACGAGATATTAAATTCTCCATTTGAGGAACGTTCAAACGATCAATTTTATATAAGAAATGAGAAAGAAAAACAAGAAATTTTAGAACTTTGTAAATATTGGGAAGGGAAGTGTGCTGACGATCTTATAAATATAAGACTAGATGAGGAACAAAAGAAAGGTTCCCATGTAGGAGAAAAAGTATTTCAAACAAATAACTATCATTTTGCAGGGATAGGTCACTTTGCAATGGATTATAAGAAACTAATGACATTAGGATATAGTGGAGTAATCGAGGAAGCTAAGACTCATTTTTCAAAACTAAGTAAGGCTGATCCAGAGTATGGAGAGAAAAGAGATTTTTATAAGGCAACGATTATCATGTTAGAAGCTTCTAAAAAATATATCACTCGTTATGCAAAACTAGCAGAGGATATGGCAGCAGTGGAAACTGATGAAAAGAGAAAACAAGAACTAGAAGATATGGCAGCTAACTGTCATGTAATATCAGGAGATGCTCCTAAGACTTTTTGGCAGGCATTACAGCTATTTAACTTTGCAACTACACTTATCCAAATAGAAGGAAATGGTCACTCGATCTCTTATGGACGTATGGACCAGTGGTTAAATCCTTTCTATGAAGCTGATATGAAAAATAATGAAATTACTAAAGAGTTTGTTTTGGAACTTATAGAAGTATTATATGTAAAGATGAATAATCCTACAAAATTAAAGGATAAAGGTACAGTAAAAGTACGTAATGGACGTGGGTTCGGAGGAGAGAGTCTTACTATTGGTGGAATAGATAAAGACGGTAAGGATGCAACTAATGATCTAACTATGTTGATGTTAGAAGGATCAGCTCATACAAGAATGATGAACCCTTGGGTTTGTGTACGTATGCACGAAAATACACCTTATGAACTAAAGGTTAAAACAACTGAATGTACAAGAGCAGGTTATGGACATCCAAAGATCTTTAATGATGGTCCAGCAATCAAAGCTATGTTAAGTAAGGGAGTAACATTAGAAGAAGCAAGAGATTATTGTGTTGTAGGTTGTGTAGAGCCATCACTTCCAGGAAAAGAATTTGGTTGGTTAGATGCAGGTTATGTAAATACAGCTAAGATGATGGAAATGGTAATTAATGGAGGACGTACATTAAATGAGATAGAACTTGGTCCAAATACGGGAAGTTTAGAAACTTATAAAAGTTTTGATGAAGTTCTTGAAAGTGTTGATAAGCAATTTGCTTACTGGTGTGACCAACTATGCAGCTGTTTAAACATAATGGAAGATGTACATAGAATAGTGAAACCTACTCCATATGTTTCTGCTTTCTTTGAAGGTTGTCTTGAAAGTGGAAAAGATATGACCGAGGGAGGAGTTAAATATAATGGTACTGCTCCACAAGGTAGTGGTATTGCTACTTGTGCAGATTCACTATCTACTATTAAAAAATTAATGTTTGATGATAAACGTTACACCGGTGCTGAGTTACTTAAAGCTGTAAAAGATAATTGGGAAGGTCATGAAAAGATATATGCCCTTGTAAATAGTTCAAAAGTTCCCCACTTTGGGAATGATGATGATGCAGCAGATGATCTATTTAAATTTATGTTTGAATGTTACTGCAGACATATAAAAGGGAGAAAAAACCTTAGAGGTGGAGATTTTAGTCCAGGGGTATATACAGTAAATGCCAATGTAGGGATGGGATTATATACCAATGCCTCACTAGATGGTCGTAGGAACAATGAACCAATCTCTGATAATATGGGACCTGTCCATACTGATGGAGGATCTCATGATATTTGTGGACCGACTGCTCTGGTAAACTCTGTAGCAAAGGTAGATCATAGTCTTGCAAGTAATGGAACTTTATTAAATCTAAGATTTCCAGAAGAAGCTGTATCAGGAGTAGAGGGAAGAGACATCTTGATCAGTTTCATCGATGAGTATATCGCAAAGCAAGGGATGCATGTTCAGTTTAACATCATGAGTTCTGAAACTATGAAAGCAGCACAAAAAAATCCAGAAAATTATAAAGATATGCTAGTACGTGTAGCTGGATATAGCGCTTACTTTGTAGAGCTTGGGAAACCACTACAAAAAGATCTAATTCAACGTACAGAGCTTAATTTTTAA
- a CDS encoding sulfite exporter TauE/SafE family protein produces the protein MNFDFILVGLMQIVGFFVQGTTGFGCTVIAAPVTNGILGTAIGVPYGTIITLPFLYYLGIKGRKDVSWKDLAKIVALCAPGILIGNKLFTSISPQTAKIGIGGMIIVIATMNIHKHIIKPLVIKQKEEDEAEDTTVKKIFRYGCLILGGVVHGAFTIGGPLITVYTLEAVKDKKKFRNTMTWLWCILNIWNAFAQYNNVPVANRAYLTSALLIGLPMAGIGFFFGMRFLEKINRVQFLRIVYAVLMLIGVNMFKSNVPWTPELIKMSSIALTIVGLGYIYTVVKNKKANEQLHGA, from the coding sequence ATGAATTTTGATTTTATACTTGTTGGTTTAATGCAAATTGTTGGATTCTTTGTTCAAGGTACTACAGGGTTTGGATGTACTGTTATTGCTGCACCAGTTACAAATGGAATATTAGGAACGGCTATTGGAGTACCGTATGGTACGATCATCACATTACCTTTCCTATATTACCTAGGGATTAAAGGAAGAAAAGATGTTTCTTGGAAGGATTTAGCTAAGATTGTAGCTCTCTGTGCACCAGGAATCTTAATTGGAAACAAATTATTTACTAGTATTAGTCCTCAAACGGCAAAGATCGGTATTGGTGGAATGATCATTGTTATTGCAACTATGAATATTCATAAACACATCATAAAGCCCCTGGTTATTAAACAAAAAGAAGAGGACGAAGCAGAAGATACAACAGTAAAAAAAATATTTCGTTACGGATGTCTTATATTAGGTGGAGTTGTCCATGGAGCATTTACTATCGGAGGTCCATTAATTACTGTTTATACATTAGAAGCAGTAAAGGATAAGAAAAAATTCCGTAATACAATGACATGGTTATGGTGCATCCTTAATATATGGAATGCATTCGCTCAATATAACAATGTACCGGTAGCAAATAGAGCATATCTAACAAGTGCACTACTTATAGGATTACCTATGGCTGGAATCGGGTTCTTCTTTGGTATGAGATTTTTAGAAAAGATCAACAGAGTACAATTTTTACGTATTGTATACGCTGTCTTAATGTTAATTGGAGTAAATATGTTTAAGAGTAATGTTCCATGGACTCCTGAATTGATTAAGATGTCATCTATTGCTCTTACAATAGTTGGTCTAGGATATATCTATACCGTTGTAAAGAATAAAAAGGCTAATGAGCAACTACATGGTGCTTAA
- a CDS encoding iron-containing alcohol dehydrogenase, with translation MKDFRFKIPQNIEFGIGSLKRLPEIMKENNSEHVFLISDRGLESIGVVKKVKDIIEASGIKCTAYLDVVPNPTIDVVNEATASYKECGATSIVALGGGSPLDVAKAVGVLASYGGDIRDYEGMNKVPGPIVPMIAIPTTAGTGSEATASCVITDEEKNYKFSMISYETLPKYAILDPELIMTAPASIAASTGVDALIHAIEAYLSRNASPFTDAMAEKAMELIGKNIRRFVANRKDEKAACAMMTGSNFAGISFAWAKLGNVHAMSHPVSAFYHVPHGVANSVLLPTVMEYNALADNGRYEVIYNYVRKGNEVVKNFKPEMLVEELRKLNADFGIPKSLSEVGVKEEMIEEMAKDAMKSGNVLANPRQTTLKDMIELYRKAL, from the coding sequence ATGAAAGATTTTAGATTTAAAATACCACAAAATATCGAGTTTGGAATAGGAAGCTTAAAGAGACTTCCAGAAATAATGAAAGAAAACAATTCAGAGCATGTATTTTTAATCTCTGACCGTGGATTAGAAAGTATAGGTGTAGTAAAGAAAGTAAAGGACATCATTGAAGCTAGTGGAATCAAATGCACAGCTTATCTAGATGTAGTACCTAATCCAACAATAGATGTTGTAAACGAAGCAACTGCATCTTATAAAGAGTGTGGCGCAACAAGTATTGTAGCTCTTGGTGGAGGAAGTCCATTAGATGTTGCAAAAGCCGTAGGAGTACTTGCTTCTTATGGTGGAGATATCAGAGATTATGAGGGAATGAATAAGGTTCCAGGACCAATAGTTCCAATGATCGCAATCCCTACAACAGCAGGAACTGGAAGTGAAGCAACTGCATCATGTGTAATTACAGATGAAGAGAAAAACTATAAGTTTTCAATGATTAGTTATGAAACTCTTCCTAAATATGCAATCTTAGACCCAGAACTAATTATGACTGCACCTGCATCAATTGCAGCTTCAACTGGTGTAGACGCACTGATCCATGCAATAGAAGCATATCTTTCAAGAAACGCTTCACCATTTACAGATGCAATGGCTGAAAAAGCAATGGAATTAATCGGTAAAAATATTCGTAGGTTTGTAGCAAATAGAAAAGATGAAAAAGCTGCATGTGCAATGATGACAGGAAGTAATTTTGCTGGAATCTCATTTGCATGGGCAAAACTTGGGAATGTACATGCTATGAGTCATCCAGTAAGTGCGTTTTACCACGTGCCGCATGGTGTTGCAAATTCGGTCCTTCTTCCAACAGTTATGGAGTATAATGCTCTGGCTGATAATGGACGTTATGAAGTAATTTATAACTATGTACGTAAAGGTAATGAAGTTGTAAAAAACTTTAAACCAGAGATGTTAGTAGAAGAACTTAGAAAATTAAATGCTGACTTTGGAATTCCAAAATCACTTTCAGAAGTAGGAGTTAAAGAAGAGATGATCGAAGAGATGGCAAAGGATGCTATGAAGAGTGGAAATGTCTTAGCTAATCCAAGACAGACAACTCTAAAAGATATGATCGAACTTTATAGAAAAGCATTATAA
- a CDS encoding heme-binding protein, producing MFKDTKIITLAAAKLMGEKALEKCEEIGKSFVFSVVDAGGHILYIQRMEDAFITSISIAIDKAFTAATMKRATDKLTEKIKPESDLFGLNHTNNGRIIPFGGGLPIVVDGKVIGGIGVSGGSVEEDIAVATAGLEALEL from the coding sequence ATGTTTAAAGACACAAAGATAATAACTTTAGCAGCAGCAAAATTAATGGGAGAGAAAGCTCTTGAAAAGTGTGAAGAAATAGGTAAGTCCTTTGTTTTTTCAGTAGTAGATGCAGGAGGTCATATTCTTTATATTCAAAGAATGGAGGATGCCTTTATAACTAGTATCAGTATCGCTATAGATAAAGCATTTACAGCAGCAACAATGAAAAGAGCAACTGATAAACTTACAGAAAAAATAAAGCCAGAATCTGATCTATTTGGATTAAATCATACGAATAATGGAAGAATTATTCCGTTTGGTGGAGGTTTGCCTATAGTTGTAGATGGAAAGGTAATAGGTGGAATTGGAGTCAGTGGGGGAAGTGTAGAAGAAGACATTGCTGTAGCTACAGCAGGATTAGAAGCTTTAGAACTTTAA